The Acinetobacter wuhouensis genome includes the window CTATTTAGTTTGAGCTTTTTTTTTGCTCAAATTTCAGAATTTCCGTTTTTTAAATGTAATCATGAAATTCATAGAAGCTTATGAGCATGAATCTTCAAACAAAGCACCACTTCATCCTGTTCCAGAACTCATTCAATAGAGTAAATTATAAAAAATCATTAACTTGGTTAGTCTATGTATCAAAAGTAGACATCATTTTAAGGTTTTACTCAAAACATCTCAGAGATTCAAAATTTACAGTCCTCCATCAAGTCTTCATACATTTCACAATTCAACTAAATCCTCCTCACCATTTATCTCCAATTGTTGCGTAAATTGATTTCATCGAAGGATAAAATACAATTTAGGTGAATCAGATGAAAAAAGTATTAACCGCAATTACATTAGCGATGAGCGCACTGGTTGCAACTTCAGCAATGGCTGACTCACGTTATGACAACAATCATCGTTATCAGCAAAGCCATTGGGATCATAAAAATGACCATCGTTGGAACAAAAATGACCGCTATGATCGTTATGACAATAAACGCTATGATCATAACTATCGCGTAAACCCAAGCCGTGACTGGCGTTCAGGGCAGTATTTACCAAGCCAATTCAGCTCATCACGCTATCATGTGAACTATAAAAACTATCGCCAACTGCCAAAACCAGGCAAATATCAGCAATGGTATAAAGTGAATGGTGACTATGTATTGGTGAATGAGCGTAATAACCGTGTGATCCGTGTGATTGGTTAATCAATCTAATTATAAAAAGCCCATATATTGGTAATGCTGATCAGTTAAGCAAAATTATTGCATAAACTCCTAAAATCTCCCCTAACCCCTCTTTGAAAAAGAGGGGAACTTCTTGTAACTAAAATGATTTCAGCAATGAAAAGCTCCCTCCTTTGAAAAAGGTGAGGAACATGTTCCGCAAGGGGAGGATTCAAGAATCTCTTAACTGACTGGCATTACATATATTGGGCTTTTTTCATTTTATGATAATTTAATGAAATTAAAATGAATTATTAAACAAAATAAATCACATATTTTCATAGCAGCTTCATTGTTTCTCTACATTTTCCAATTAAATTAAAAACATCAGATATAGATACCTTATTCCATAGGCGCTCAACATGAAAAAATTACTTTCAGCAATTGCAATCTCAGTCAGTGCAATCATGGCAGCTTCAAGTGCTTTTGCAGCGCCAGAACATGCTCAAGGTCACCAGCCTGCACAACAGCAACACGTACAACAACATCCCAACAATCATGGCAATGCTGTAAAACATGTTGTAAGTAATCACAAAACACCCAATAAAGCTGCGCAAAATCAGTGGAAAGCTGGGCATAAATACCCAACTCAATACCGTGGTGCAGGCTATAAAGTGGACTACAAACACCACAAAAACTTGAGCAAACCAAGTAAAAACCAACAATGGTACAAAGCAGATGGTCACTATATTCTTGTCAATACAGCCACTTATGCAATCATCAAGGTGCTCGGTCTATAATTTAAGCCTGTCACTCAACCGTTAATTCGAAATACCCTCTTTGCACTCGTCCTCCCACGTTCGAGTGCTTTTTTTATTTAAACTATTCCCCTCGTCTTTTTTTGTTTAGAATCTCAGTAATCGCAATCATCTATACCGAGATCGGCATGCAAAATGACTATCCAGAAACAACTCAAAGCACAGCGCAACAATATGTGCATTGGTTTCGTCATTCTGCGCCTTATATCAATGCCCATCGTGGTAAAACCTTTGTTTTGATGTTTGGTGGTGAAGCGGTAGAACATGAAAATTTTCAACATATTATTCATGATATTGCGCTGCTACATTCTCTGGGGATTCGTTTAATTTTGGTGCATGGTGCTCGCCCGCAAATCACTGAAAATTTAAAAGAAAAAAGGATTCAAAGCCCAATTCATATCAATCGTCGAGTCACGACACGTGAATCACTGCCTTGTGTGATGAATGCTGTGGGTTCGATTCGTCTGCAAATCGAAGCCTTATTATCAATGGGTCTCGCCAATTCTCCAATGTTCGGCGCACGTATCGATGTCGTTTCAGGAAATTTTGTCACGGCGAAACCTTTTGGTATCCGTGATGGTGTTGATTTTCAACTGACGGGTGAAGTACGCACCATTGATACTGAAGCCATTCAACGTCATTTAGACAATCAAAATATTGTTCTATTGGGTCCAACAGGTTATTCGACTACAGGTGAGGTATTTAATTTGTTGGCAGAAGAAGTTGCCACTAAAACAGCGATTCATATCAAAGCTGATAAACTGATTTTCTTAGGCAATCAGCAAGGTTTGATGGATGAATTTGGGCAATTACTCCGTGAAATTACCCCACATCAACTTGATACACATATTGAAAAATACCAAGATTCAAATTTTGAAATCGCGCTGCATTTGCACAATGCCAAAGAAGCTTCGCTCAAAGGCGTACATCGCGTACATCTCTTGTCCTATGCCTATGACGGTGCATTGATTGAAGAATTATTCACGCGTGATGGTCATGGGACGATGATTACTGATGCACATTATGAAGAAGTACGTATGGCAAATATCGGTGATGTCGGCGGCTTGATCAATCTCTTACGACCACTCGAAGAAGAAGGGATTTTGGTCTACCGTTCACGCGAGCTTCTGGAAAATGAAATTGGTCAATTTGCAGTAATTGAACGAGATGGCACCATTCTCGCCTGCGCGGCTTTGTACCCAATTCCTGTGACAGGTACAGAAATTCAATCTGCAGAAATTGCTTGCGTTGCAGTACATCCAAGTTATCGTAAGTCCAATCGCGGTAGCCAAATTTTGCATTTCCTTGAAGAAAAAGCACGTCAAATAGGCATTCAACAATTGTTTGTTTTGACCACACGTACTGCACATTGGTTCTTAGAACATGGCTTCGAAACTGCCAATGTCGATGCTCTTCCTGAAGCACGTCAGGCTTTATATAATTACCAACGGAACTCAATGGTCTTTAAAAAACTCATTTAATCGACTTTGGTTTTGCTTGATTAAGCTTGAATTATCACAATTATCACTAAACTTATCGCCATAGGTTATAACATGGAGAACTTTCTATATTCTCCGTGTTGCAATCTATATCTCCATGACAGATATATAAAATAAAGTCATGTTTTTCATATAATTATAAAATTATAATTTTATAGAATATAAATTACTTATTTCTATTTTTTAGCTCTGTACACGACAAATTTCACAGAACCCTTATCCTATCAGGCTTCTGCCTTCTTA containing:
- the argA gene encoding amino-acid N-acetyltransferase, with the translated sequence MQNDYPETTQSTAQQYVHWFRHSAPYINAHRGKTFVLMFGGEAVEHENFQHIIHDIALLHSLGIRLILVHGARPQITENLKEKRIQSPIHINRRVTTRESLPCVMNAVGSIRLQIEALLSMGLANSPMFGARIDVVSGNFVTAKPFGIRDGVDFQLTGEVRTIDTEAIQRHLDNQNIVLLGPTGYSTTGEVFNLLAEEVATKTAIHIKADKLIFLGNQQGLMDEFGQLLREITPHQLDTHIEKYQDSNFEIALHLHNAKEASLKGVHRVHLLSYAYDGALIEELFTRDGHGTMITDAHYEEVRMANIGDVGGLINLLRPLEEEGILVYRSRELLENEIGQFAVIERDGTILACAALYPIPVTGTEIQSAEIACVAVHPSYRKSNRGSQILHFLEEKARQIGIQQLFVLTTRTAHWFLEHGFETANVDALPEARQALYNYQRNSMVFKKLI
- a CDS encoding RcnB family protein — encoded protein: MKKVLTAITLAMSALVATSAMADSRYDNNHRYQQSHWDHKNDHRWNKNDRYDRYDNKRYDHNYRVNPSRDWRSGQYLPSQFSSSRYHVNYKNYRQLPKPGKYQQWYKVNGDYVLVNERNNRVIRVIG
- a CDS encoding RcnB family protein; its protein translation is MKKLLSAIAISVSAIMAASSAFAAPEHAQGHQPAQQQHVQQHPNNHGNAVKHVVSNHKTPNKAAQNQWKAGHKYPTQYRGAGYKVDYKHHKNLSKPSKNQQWYKADGHYILVNTATYAIIKVLGL